A region from the Rheinheimera mangrovi genome encodes:
- a CDS encoding transglycosylase SLT domain-containing protein gives MKKIKKTLLFLSLASVLTGCATAPPKNSSNLCEIFREHDDWYDAASDMRDKWDVPIHVPMAIMYQESSFKHDAQPPMEYWFGFIPVGRASTAYGYAQVKDETWEDYGRETGSYFAARSNFEDALDFMGWYINKSSRINKVSKSDAYAQYLNYHEGWGGYKRGSYYKKRWLMETSRKVQQRATMYQRQLQSCEEEFKSGWFFGLFG, from the coding sequence ATGAAAAAAATTAAAAAAACTTTACTCTTCTTATCACTGGCCTCAGTTCTGACTGGTTGCGCTACAGCCCCCCCAAAAAACAGCTCTAATTTGTGCGAAATATTCCGCGAGCATGACGACTGGTATGACGCTGCATCTGATATGCGTGATAAATGGGATGTGCCTATTCATGTACCTATGGCGATAATGTATCAGGAAAGTAGCTTTAAGCACGATGCACAGCCACCTATGGAGTACTGGTTTGGTTTTATTCCCGTAGGGCGTGCCAGTACGGCTTATGGTTACGCTCAGGTGAAAGATGAAACCTGGGAAGATTATGGCCGAGAAACGGGAAGCTATTTTGCGGCGCGCTCAAACTTTGAAGATGCTCTGGATTTTATGGGTTGGTATATCAATAAAAGCAGTCGTATTAACAAAGTGTCGAAGTCGGATGCTTATGCGCAGTACCTGAACTACCACGAGGGCTGGGGTGGCTATAAACGTGGCAGTTACTATAAAAAGCGCTGGTTGATGGAAACCTCCCGCAAGGTACAACAAAGAGCGACTATGTATCAGCGCCAGTTACAGAGCTGCGAAGAAGAATTTAAAAGCGGCTGGTTTTTTGGCTTATTTGGTTAA
- a CDS encoding HlyC/CorC family transporter, producing MDEISTSTLFIILGLLVLCSAFFSASETGMMSVNPYKLKHLANEQHKAALRVTAMLERRDRLIGLILVGNNLVNVAASSIATLIGMRLYGDYGIVIAGIALTLVILIFGEVTPKTLAALHPEKVAFPSSVALKPLMKLLYPVVWLLNKICNTLLRWLGVSAEQHHGNSLSSEELRTVVHEAGALIPQHHQSMLVGVLDLEKATVEDIMIPRNELVGVDINDEWKDIVRQLSNSQHNRILLYRDSVDDALGFIHSRELARLALKEQLNKASLLRSVREIYFIPENTPLNTQLHKFQSSKERIGLVVDEYGDIQGLVTLEDILEEVVGNFTTDIADSQNEEIQPQADGSFLVDGGINLRDLNRDMQLNFPTDGPKTLNGLVLEYLEEIPEASLGLTLAGCPMEIIEVQDNMIKTVRLMPHLQRD from the coding sequence TTGGACGAGATCTCAACCAGTACCCTTTTTATAATTCTGGGACTGCTGGTGTTATGTTCTGCATTCTTCTCAGCTTCTGAAACCGGCATGATGTCGGTGAATCCATACAAGCTTAAACATCTGGCCAATGAACAGCACAAAGCTGCACTGCGTGTAACTGCCATGCTGGAACGCCGCGACAGGCTCATCGGTTTAATTCTGGTCGGTAACAATCTGGTTAATGTAGCAGCATCATCCATTGCCACCCTTATCGGTATGAGGCTCTATGGTGATTACGGAATAGTTATCGCTGGTATAGCACTTACTCTGGTTATTCTTATTTTTGGCGAAGTAACCCCCAAAACGCTGGCTGCTTTACACCCTGAAAAAGTCGCCTTCCCAAGTTCAGTGGCTCTCAAACCCTTGATGAAGCTGCTTTATCCTGTGGTCTGGTTACTGAACAAAATCTGTAACACCTTGTTAAGATGGCTTGGCGTCAGTGCTGAGCAACACCATGGCAACAGTTTAAGCTCTGAAGAGTTACGTACTGTAGTGCATGAAGCTGGCGCTCTAATTCCGCAACATCACCAAAGTATGCTGGTCGGAGTGCTGGATTTAGAAAAAGCCACAGTCGAAGATATTATGATCCCCCGCAACGAGCTGGTTGGGGTGGATATCAACGACGAATGGAAAGATATAGTGCGTCAGCTATCTAACAGTCAACACAACCGTATATTGTTATACCGCGACAGCGTTGATGATGCATTGGGTTTTATTCATAGCCGTGAATTAGCTCGTCTGGCATTAAAAGAACAGCTAAACAAAGCCTCGTTATTACGATCAGTGCGGGAAATTTACTTTATCCCGGAAAACACTCCACTCAATACTCAACTGCATAAGTTTCAAAGTTCAAAAGAGCGTATAGGTCTGGTGGTCGATGAATACGGTGATATTCAGGGGTTGGTGACTTTAGAAGATATACTCGAAGAAGTGGTAGGTAATTTCACTACTGACATAGCAGATAGTCAGAATGAAGAAATTCAACCTCAAGCCGATGGCAGTTTTTTGGTGGACGGTGGTATTAACCTGCGCGACTTAAACAGAGATATGCAGCTGAACTTTCCAACCGATGGCCCTAAAACATTAAATGGTCTGGTATTGGAATATCTGGAAGAAATTCCGGAAGCCAGTTTAGGTTTAACTCTGGCGGGTTGCCCAATGGAGATTATCGAAGTGCAGGATAATATGATTAAAACAGTGCGATTAATGCCCCACTTGCAAAGGGATTAA
- a CDS encoding cytochrome C assembly family protein: MLVELLPGVALIGYLLATGMVLSRLVHPQGPNYKLMFSAALLAIVSHMLFLADSIFADSGQNFSLLNVISLVCWLISTAITITALRTPTVLLLPIVYGFSALTQLAILVLPAEVQMQHFEHSPILLMHIIVAFVAYTLLIVATLHSLQVHYISKKLKQKDFMLGNQFLPPLLQVEQLQFRVLLLGTLLLGLTLFSGAAFTDNWLAAQNLHKNILSSIAFLVFVVLLWGHAQLGWRGRLAIALTFTGSILLTLAYFGSRFVREVLLDRLG, translated from the coding sequence ATGTTAGTTGAGCTGTTACCCGGTGTGGCATTGATTGGTTATCTGCTGGCAACCGGCATGGTATTGTCCCGCCTGGTGCATCCACAAGGCCCTAACTATAAATTAATGTTCAGTGCGGCTTTGTTGGCCATTGTTAGCCATATGCTTTTTCTGGCTGATTCGATTTTTGCCGACTCGGGTCAGAATTTTAGCCTGCTGAATGTGATTTCATTGGTGTGCTGGCTGATTAGCACTGCTATTACTATTACCGCTTTGCGCACTCCTACTGTTCTGTTGTTACCCATCGTGTACGGCTTTTCTGCCCTGACTCAGCTGGCTATTTTAGTATTGCCTGCTGAAGTGCAAATGCAGCATTTTGAACATAGCCCTATTTTGCTGATGCATATCATAGTGGCATTTGTGGCTTACACCTTATTAATAGTGGCCACTTTACATTCGCTGCAAGTGCACTACATCAGCAAAAAACTGAAACAAAAGGATTTTATGCTGGGCAATCAGTTTTTACCGCCGCTGCTTCAAGTGGAACAGTTGCAGTTCAGAGTATTATTGCTGGGTACTTTATTACTGGGTTTAACTTTATTCAGTGGTGCCGCTTTTACGGATAACTGGCTGGCCGCGCAAAACCTGCATAAAAACATACTAAGCTCCATCGCTTTTCTGGTATTTGTTGTGTTGTTATGGGGCCATGCTCAATTAGGCTGGCGTGGTCGCTTGGCCATTGCTTTAACCTTTACTGGCAGTATTTTACTGACGCTGGCTTATTTTGGCAGTCGTTTTGTTCGTGAAGTGCTGCTTGACCGGCTCGGATAA
- the ffh gene encoding signal recognition particle protein: MFENLSDRLTKTLKNISGRGRLTEDNIKETLREVRMALLEADVALPVVRDFVNQVKERSVGIEVSKSLTPGQEFLKIVRKALEDAMGEANEELALNVQPPAVVLMAGLQGAGKTTSVAKLAKFLKERKKKKVLVVSADIYRPAAIKQLETLAKEVGVEFFPSDVGQKPIDIVNAAIAHARLQIFDVLLVDTAGRLHVDEEMMGEIKALHAAVKPVETLFVVDAMTGQDAANTAKAFNEALPLTGVILTKADGDARGGAALSIRHITGKPIKFIGMGEKTDALEPFHPDRIASRILGMGDVMSLIEQIEQKVDKEQAAKVAAKVMKGQGFSLEDFRDQLVQMRSMGGMMSMLDKLPGMKNLPAGAMDQMGNKQFNKMEAIINSMTKKERLFPDLIKGSRKKRIAAGSGTQVQDVNQLLKQFTQMQKMMKQMSGKGGLMKMMRSMGGKLPPGLLPPR, translated from the coding sequence ATGTTTGAAAACCTGTCGGACCGCCTAACCAAAACGCTGAAGAACATCAGTGGTCGTGGTCGTTTAACTGAAGATAATATCAAAGAAACCTTACGTGAAGTACGGATGGCTTTATTAGAGGCCGACGTGGCTTTGCCTGTGGTTCGTGATTTTGTCAATCAGGTGAAAGAACGTTCTGTTGGTATTGAAGTCAGCAAAAGTCTGACACCAGGTCAGGAATTTCTGAAAATCGTCCGCAAAGCTTTAGAAGATGCCATGGGCGAGGCCAACGAAGAACTGGCTTTGAATGTTCAGCCGCCCGCTGTTGTATTAATGGCAGGTTTACAAGGTGCGGGTAAAACCACCTCTGTGGCTAAGTTAGCCAAATTTTTAAAAGAGCGGAAGAAGAAAAAAGTATTAGTGGTCTCTGCGGATATCTATCGTCCTGCTGCTATTAAACAGTTAGAGACGCTGGCAAAAGAAGTAGGTGTTGAATTCTTCCCTAGCGATGTTGGCCAGAAGCCTATAGACATAGTGAACGCTGCGATAGCTCACGCCCGCTTACAAATTTTTGATGTGCTTTTAGTCGACACCGCCGGTCGTCTGCATGTTGACGAAGAAATGATGGGTGAAATCAAAGCGCTGCATGCTGCGGTAAAACCTGTAGAAACTTTGTTTGTGGTCGATGCCATGACGGGTCAGGATGCAGCCAATACAGCTAAAGCTTTTAACGAAGCTTTGCCTTTAACAGGCGTGATCCTGACCAAAGCTGATGGTGACGCCCGTGGTGGTGCTGCTTTATCTATTCGTCATATCACAGGCAAGCCGATTAAGTTTATCGGTATGGGCGAAAAAACTGACGCCTTAGAGCCATTCCATCCGGATCGTATTGCCTCCCGTATTCTGGGCATGGGCGATGTGATGAGTCTGATTGAGCAAATCGAGCAGAAGGTCGACAAAGAACAAGCTGCTAAAGTGGCAGCCAAAGTGATGAAAGGGCAGGGCTTTAGTTTAGAAGACTTCCGCGACCAACTCGTGCAGATGCGCAGTATGGGTGGCATGATGTCGATGCTGGATAAATTACCCGGTATGAAAAACTTACCAGCTGGTGCTATGGATCAGATGGGCAATAAGCAGTTCAATAAAATGGAAGCCATTATTAATTCCATGACGAAAAAAGAACGTTTATTTCCTGATTTGATTAAAGGCTCACGCAAAAAACGCATAGCAGCAGGTTCAGGTACTCAGGTACAGGATGTGAACCAGTTGCTGAAACAATTTACCCAAATGCAGAAAATGATGAAGCAGATGTCCGGCAAAGGCGGCTTGATGAAAATGATGCGTAGTATGGGCGGTAAGTTGCCACCTGGCTTATTACCTCCGCGTTAA
- the rpsP gene encoding 30S ribosomal protein S16 yields MVTIRLQRGGAKKRPFYQVVVADSRFARDGRFIERVGFFNPIAGGAEEQTRIDLERINHWVSQGASLSDRVASLVKAAKKAAA; encoded by the coding sequence ATGGTAACTATTCGTTTACAACGTGGTGGCGCGAAAAAGCGTCCATTTTACCAAGTTGTGGTAGCGGACAGCCGTTTTGCTCGTGATGGCCGCTTTATTGAGCGCGTGGGTTTCTTCAACCCAATCGCTGGCGGTGCAGAAGAGCAAACGCGTATTGACTTAGAGCGTATCAACCACTGGGTATCGCAAGGCGCTTCTTTAAGCGACCGCGTTGCTTCATTGGTGAAAGCTGCTAAGAAAGCTGCTGCTTAA
- the rimM gene encoding ribosome maturation factor RimM (Essential for efficient processing of 16S rRNA) codes for MNGKDLVVLGKFGAVYGINGWLKVNSYTDVPEGIFDYTPWQIQLQGNWRQVQISSKKRHGNGLIVKLAEVSDRDQAQLYVNADIAVERSALPQLAEGDYYWRDLMGMAVVNEAGYHLGEVVDMMETGSNDVLVVKANKSDAFGKTERLLPFLTDSVIKDVNNAERRILVDWDPDF; via the coding sequence TTGAACGGTAAAGATTTAGTTGTCTTAGGTAAGTTTGGCGCTGTTTACGGCATCAACGGGTGGCTAAAAGTAAACTCCTATACCGATGTCCCGGAAGGGATTTTTGATTACACACCCTGGCAAATTCAACTGCAGGGTAACTGGCGTCAAGTGCAGATCAGCAGTAAAAAACGACATGGCAATGGCCTGATCGTCAAACTGGCTGAAGTGTCTGACCGTGACCAGGCTCAACTCTACGTGAATGCGGATATCGCAGTAGAGCGTTCTGCATTACCCCAGCTTGCTGAGGGTGATTACTACTGGCGTGACCTGATGGGCATGGCTGTAGTGAACGAGGCTGGTTATCACTTAGGTGAAGTGGTCGACATGATGGAAACTGGCTCAAACGACGTTCTTGTTGTGAAAGCCAATAAATCCGATGCATTTGGCAAGACGGAGCGTTTACTCCCTTTCCTGACTGACTCTGTCATTAAGGATGTGAATAACGCTGAACGACGTATCTTAGTAGACTGGGATCCGGACTTTTAA
- the trmD gene encoding tRNA (guanosine(37)-N1)-methyltransferase TrmD, which yields MSQQAGLWVGVVTLFPQMFDAITKFGVTSRAVKQGLLQVECWNPRDYTSDKHNTVDDRPFGGGPGMLMMVQPLTDAIRAAKQAAGENVHTVYLSPQGRKLDQKGVQELARYPKLLLVAGRYEGIDERVIETEIDEEWSIGDYVLSGGELPAMTLIDAVSRLVPGVLGHEESAEQDSFATGLLDCPHYTRPAVLADKEVPPVLLSGHHENIRRWRLKQALGRTWLRRPDMLNALALTKEQRKLLDEFQQEHQALQQHDS from the coding sequence ATGTCGCAACAAGCTGGATTGTGGGTTGGGGTTGTTACTCTGTTTCCGCAAATGTTTGATGCTATTACAAAGTTTGGTGTAACAAGCCGCGCTGTAAAGCAGGGTTTGTTACAGGTTGAGTGCTGGAATCCGCGAGATTATACCAGCGACAAACACAATACCGTCGATGATCGCCCCTTTGGTGGTGGTCCAGGCATGCTAATGATGGTACAGCCGCTGACCGACGCAATCCGCGCCGCCAAGCAAGCTGCCGGAGAGAATGTACATACGGTGTATTTGTCGCCGCAAGGCCGCAAATTAGACCAAAAAGGTGTACAGGAACTTGCACGTTACCCGAAACTGCTGCTAGTGGCAGGCCGTTACGAAGGCATTGATGAACGCGTAATTGAAACCGAAATTGACGAAGAATGGTCAATTGGGGATTACGTGCTGAGTGGAGGCGAGTTGCCTGCGATGACGCTGATTGATGCGGTGTCGCGACTGGTACCAGGCGTACTGGGGCACGAAGAGTCGGCAGAACAGGATTCGTTTGCAACTGGTTTGTTAGACTGCCCACACTACACCAGACCTGCGGTGTTAGCAGACAAAGAGGTTCCACCGGTGTTGCTGAGTGGACACCATGAAAATATAAGACGCTGGCGTCTGAAACAGGCTCTTGGTAGAACCTGGTTAAGACGGCCGGATATGTTAAATGCCCTGGCTCTGACTAAGGAGCAACGCAAATTACTGGATGAATTCCAACAGGAACACCAGGCGTTGCAGCAACACGATAGTTAA
- the rplS gene encoding 50S ribosomal protein L19, with translation MSKVSQNIIKQLEDEQLKTDVPAFGPGDTVVVQVKVKEGDKTRLQAYEGIVIAKRNRGLHSSFTVRKISNGEGVERVFQTHSPMIDSITLKRRGAVRRAKLYYLRDRSGKSARIREKLN, from the coding sequence ATGAGCAAAGTTAGCCAAAACATTATCAAGCAACTTGAAGACGAACAGTTAAAAACTGACGTGCCAGCATTTGGCCCAGGTGACACTGTAGTAGTTCAGGTTAAAGTAAAAGAAGGCGATAAAACTCGTCTGCAGGCTTACGAAGGCATCGTTATTGCTAAACGTAACCGTGGTCTGCATTCATCTTTTACAGTTCGTAAAATTTCCAATGGCGAAGGTGTTGAGCGTGTATTCCAGACGCACAGCCCTATGATTGACAGCATTACGCTGAAACGCCGTGGTGCAGTTCGCCGTGCCAAGCTTTACTACTTACGCGATCGTTCAGGTAAATCAGCGCGTATCCGCGAAAAGCTTAACTAA
- a CDS encoding DNA-J related domain-containing protein, which translates to MHTELQADLVAALEAFLLSRQGEISEQELLHQLKAFFPEPRTLAVDSLLFQQHFILYHHLFVLQAQWQQEQVALLHIGYAKVMIYTVTALPDNAVALWQEQQDKAAYYLDWQNMRAMTDDKLQSVLTEFWKKLALYQQNKALDTSQLQQKWQLSHPYSVAQLKKVYRQQALRLHPDKGGDAAAFQLLQQEYQWLLAELSL; encoded by the coding sequence ATGCATACCGAACTGCAAGCCGATTTAGTAGCCGCACTCGAAGCTTTCCTGTTATCCAGACAGGGAGAGATCAGCGAGCAGGAATTGCTGCACCAATTAAAAGCCTTTTTCCCTGAACCCCGCACTCTTGCTGTTGATTCCTTGTTATTCCAACAACACTTTATTCTTTATCATCATTTATTTGTACTGCAGGCACAGTGGCAGCAGGAACAAGTAGCTTTATTGCATATTGGTTACGCCAAAGTGATGATCTACACAGTCACAGCTTTACCTGACAATGCAGTAGCCTTATGGCAAGAGCAGCAGGACAAAGCCGCTTATTATCTGGATTGGCAAAATATGCGGGCGATGACAGATGATAAATTACAGTCTGTGTTGACTGAGTTTTGGAAAAAGCTGGCGTTGTATCAGCAAAATAAAGCGCTCGACACCAGCCAGTTGCAGCAAAAGTGGCAGTTAAGCCACCCATATTCTGTAGCCCAGTTGAAAAAAGTCTATCGACAGCAGGCGCTGCGTTTGCATCCGGATAAAGGCGGAGACGCTGCTGCTTTTCAGCTGTTGCAGCAGGAATATCAATGGTTGCTAGCTGAGCTTTCTTTATAG
- a CDS encoding threonine/serine exporter family protein: MDSASFIEKRRFIVKLGKMLHKFGTPAYRLEAHLQEVAKLLQIGGSFAITPTVLTFVLWIPGDENEYTHISRVTPGELDLGALSYTDELVDALASSKLTLQDVNQRLDQIAAAPNPYSRWATFAAFGAAGGAFAMLMRASWHDVFWSTVLSLIVYLFVLWSAKSRRVAHMLEPLVALVSALLAAAVAVYIDPMINVPLVVLSAIIVFIPGLALTLGLAELAARHLVSGTARVMDAVMLLFKLYFGAFLGIALGQILFGQIPPQLAPSVPQWTSWLAVAILCGSLVVVFKARLKHALWGLVSGFIAYAASLWGAYYLGLALGAFVGAFAVGLYGNLFNRLMNAPGSIVSLQGMIVLVPGSKTYIGLNAFVSGQQMVSTEQLGQQTFLIFMSLVAGFIFANVALPPRKAL; this comes from the coding sequence GTGGATTCCGCCAGTTTTATTGAAAAACGCCGTTTTATCGTCAAGCTTGGCAAAATGCTGCATAAGTTTGGTACACCAGCTTACCGTTTGGAAGCGCATTTACAGGAAGTTGCAAAACTGCTGCAGATCGGCGGTTCTTTTGCTATCACACCCACTGTACTCACTTTTGTGCTTTGGATCCCTGGCGATGAAAATGAATACACTCACATCTCCCGAGTGACCCCTGGAGAGTTAGATTTAGGCGCTTTATCTTACACAGACGAGCTGGTGGATGCGCTTGCCAGCAGCAAACTGACTTTGCAGGATGTGAATCAGCGGCTCGATCAAATAGCAGCAGCGCCCAACCCTTATTCACGTTGGGCTACCTTCGCGGCTTTCGGCGCCGCAGGGGGCGCTTTTGCCATGTTAATGCGTGCAAGCTGGCACGATGTGTTTTGGTCCACAGTGCTGAGCCTAATAGTGTATTTGTTTGTACTCTGGTCGGCTAAATCACGCCGGGTGGCTCATATGTTGGAGCCATTGGTGGCTTTAGTCTCGGCACTACTGGCCGCAGCTGTTGCTGTTTATATTGATCCTATGATCAATGTGCCCTTGGTGGTTTTGTCCGCTATTATTGTCTTTATTCCCGGTTTAGCCTTAACTCTTGGATTAGCGGAGCTGGCAGCCCGTCACCTGGTATCGGGAACCGCCCGTGTGATGGATGCGGTGATGCTGTTGTTTAAGCTGTATTTTGGCGCCTTTTTAGGGATAGCTTTAGGTCAGATATTATTTGGCCAAATTCCACCGCAATTAGCGCCTTCTGTACCTCAGTGGACTAGCTGGCTGGCTGTGGCTATCTTATGTGGCAGCCTAGTAGTGGTGTTTAAAGCCAGGCTTAAGCATGCGCTTTGGGGGCTGGTATCGGGTTTTATTGCTTATGCTGCCAGCTTATGGGGGGCTTATTATCTTGGTTTGGCACTAGGTGCTTTCGTAGGGGCCTTTGCCGTAGGTTTATACGGCAACTTGTTTAACAGACTGATGAATGCGCCTGGTAGCATAGTTTCTCTGCAAGGAATGATAGTGTTGGTCCCTGGTAGCAAGACTTATATAGGATTAAATGCTTTTGTTTCAGGCCAACAGATGGTATCAACTGAGCAATTAGGTCAGCAAACGTTTCTGATTTTTATGTCGTTGGTGGCAGGCTTTATTTTTGCTAACGTGGCATTACCGCCGAGAAAGGCGTTGTAG
- a CDS encoding response regulator, translating into MNKSKHTEPLLSTQQAADLLGVSLRTVQLWVEKGALDAWKTPGGHRRVTQSSVERLLLKNQTQPVDNSVRILLAEDDELLKQLYSLQIESWGLPISLQSVTNGIAGLLKIGEWAPQILITDLQMPELDGFQMIRELKLSSRHENMKIIVVTALTDAEIVAGGGLPDTVQLMRKPLLFSDLKDRLEKLLQELR; encoded by the coding sequence ATGAACAAAAGTAAGCACACAGAACCTTTATTATCGACTCAACAAGCTGCTGATTTACTTGGTGTTTCTTTACGCACCGTGCAGTTGTGGGTGGAAAAAGGAGCTCTGGACGCCTGGAAAACTCCAGGTGGTCACCGTCGAGTCACTCAATCTTCTGTCGAACGCCTTCTGCTGAAAAATCAAACTCAACCTGTTGATAATTCAGTTCGCATTCTCTTGGCGGAAGATGATGAGTTACTAAAACAACTTTATAGCCTGCAAATTGAATCTTGGGGCTTACCTATCAGTTTGCAGTCTGTCACTAACGGTATAGCTGGTTTATTAAAAATTGGCGAATGGGCACCACAAATTCTGATCACAGATTTGCAGATGCCTGAGCTGGATGGTTTTCAAATGATCCGTGAACTGAAATTATCTTCACGCCATGAAAATATGAAAATCATCGTGGTCACAGCCTTAACAGATGCAGAAATTGTAGCCGGAGGCGGTTTACCTGACACTGTCCAATTGATGCGAAAACCACTGTTATTTAGCGACTTAAAAGACCGCTTAGAGAAGTTACTACAAGAGCTGCGTTAA
- a CDS encoding DUF3135 domain-containing protein, giving the protein MAGSPYSPLPAFDELLSMAKQDPAALDALQKKLNQELIDAQSDDKGRKAIQQTLFRLQSEQLRYKAPLVRLTRAYQLMLSEMSRMQDALAQLCTTQKPPKKTCATILPFRSKSQER; this is encoded by the coding sequence ATGGCTGGATCCCCTTATTCACCCCTGCCCGCTTTTGACGAATTGCTAAGCATGGCAAAGCAGGACCCTGCAGCATTGGATGCGTTACAAAAAAAATTAAATCAGGAACTGATTGATGCACAAAGCGATGACAAGGGCAGAAAAGCTATTCAGCAAACCTTATTCAGGCTGCAGTCAGAACAGCTAAGATATAAAGCACCTCTGGTCCGGCTAACCAGAGCCTATCAACTGATGTTGTCGGAAATGAGCCGGATGCAGGATGCCTTGGCGCAGCTATGCACAACGCAAAAACCGCCGAAAAAGACTTGTGCTACTATTTTGCCTTTCCGGTCCAAGAGTCAGGAGCGATAA
- a CDS encoding 3-deoxy-7-phosphoheptulonate synthase, whose amino-acid sequence MSKIVDDLRIVSEQLLSPPAVLKQALPLSSAGSDFIQKSRQEIADIVHGRDPRLLVITGPCSIHDPVSAMDYARRLKQLQLQYKDTLYIVMRVYFEKPRTTVGWKGFINDPHLDDSFDLETGLTKGRRLLLDLVEMELPAATEALDPISPQYLSDLISWAAVGARTVESQTHREMASGLSMPVGFKNGTDGNLNIALNALQSAASGHSFIGINQKGQVSLVQTAGNPDGHVILRGGTKPNYDEDSVQAALVALRKNALPEALVIDCSHGNSSKDHNRQGIVAQSVIEQRIKGNKAIIGIMLESHIHAGRQDLVDGKAELYGVSVTDACIDWASTAGLLAGLDQQLSSQETPQQASREVAA is encoded by the coding sequence ATGAGCAAGATAGTTGACGATTTACGTATAGTTTCGGAGCAGTTATTAAGCCCACCTGCAGTGTTAAAGCAGGCTTTACCTTTATCCAGTGCAGGATCTGACTTTATTCAGAAATCCCGCCAGGAAATTGCTGACATAGTGCATGGCCGTGATCCGCGTCTATTGGTGATCACAGGTCCATGTTCTATCCATGACCCAGTGTCAGCTATGGATTACGCCCGTCGCCTGAAGCAACTGCAACTGCAATACAAAGACACCTTATACATTGTGATGCGGGTGTACTTTGAAAAACCACGTACTACGGTCGGTTGGAAAGGCTTTATCAACGATCCACATCTAGATGATTCTTTTGATCTGGAAACGGGTCTTACCAAAGGTCGTCGTTTGCTGCTGGATTTAGTCGAGATGGAATTGCCTGCGGCCACTGAAGCACTGGATCCCATCAGTCCTCAGTATCTGTCTGATTTAATCAGCTGGGCTGCTGTTGGGGCTCGTACTGTGGAGTCACAAACCCACCGCGAGATGGCCAGTGGTTTGTCGATGCCTGTTGGATTTAAAAATGGCACTGACGGCAATTTAAATATCGCATTGAATGCGCTGCAATCCGCTGCCAGCGGTCACAGCTTTATTGGTATTAACCAAAAAGGTCAGGTGTCTTTGGTGCAAACCGCCGGTAACCCGGACGGTCATGTGATTTTACGTGGTGGCACTAAACCCAACTATGACGAAGACAGTGTACAGGCTGCTTTGGTAGCACTGCGTAAAAATGCTTTACCTGAAGCTTTGGTGATTGACTGTAGTCATGGCAACTCCAGTAAAGATCATAACAGACAAGGCATTGTGGCTCAGTCTGTGATTGAGCAGCGTATCAAAGGCAATAAAGCCATTATTGGCATTATGTTGGAAAGCCATATTCACGCAGGTCGTCAGGATTTAGTGGATGGCAAAGCTGAGTTGTATGGTGTATCTGTAACAGACGCCTGCATCGACTGGGCGAGTACAGCCGGCTTATTGGCGGGTCTGGATCAACAGCTATCTTCACAAGAGACGCCACAACAAGCTTCGCGTGAAGTTGCGGCCTGA